A single region of the Streptomyces sp. ITFR-16 genome encodes:
- a CDS encoding SchA/CurD-like domain-containing protein, translated as MTTTLSERTSQSAFDGSRLRVILLLDLYDGAQKQFLEAYEHMRNQVASIPGHISDQLCQSIENPSQWLITSEWESAPPFLAWVNSEEHVATVQPLHSCVRDTRSLRFSVLRETGAAFEESFEPVKGGLQAAPRLGDGVVRHALTFTVKPGTEEMVAKILADYDSPQARVDEHTRLRRTSLFMHGNRVVRAVEVEGDLLAALRHVSRQPEVRAVEEAINPYLEQDRDLADPDSARMFFTRAALPTVHHVTTGRHSAGDVERHALFYQAKEGCGMALARLLAEHDEEEADDQASPIGSSTIFQRDDIVVRLLEVEGPLEAEPARALGIQGAGKAARLARLLDGEANAVPTSDADAARFLARSQMQPITDRRAAES; from the coding sequence ATGACGACCACCCTCTCGGAACGGACCTCGCAGTCCGCCTTCGACGGATCACGGCTGCGGGTCATCCTGCTGCTGGACCTGTACGACGGCGCCCAGAAGCAGTTCCTGGAGGCGTACGAGCACATGCGCAACCAGGTGGCCTCCATCCCCGGCCACATCAGCGACCAGCTGTGCCAGTCCATCGAGAACCCCTCGCAGTGGCTGATCACCAGCGAGTGGGAGAGCGCCCCGCCCTTCCTCGCCTGGGTGAACAGCGAGGAGCACGTCGCCACCGTGCAGCCCCTGCACAGCTGCGTACGCGACACCCGCTCGCTGCGCTTCAGCGTCCTGCGCGAGACCGGCGCGGCCTTCGAGGAGAGCTTCGAGCCGGTCAAGGGCGGCCTCCAGGCCGCGCCCCGGCTCGGGGACGGGGTCGTGCGCCACGCGCTGACCTTCACCGTCAAGCCGGGCACCGAGGAGATGGTCGCGAAGATCCTCGCCGACTACGACTCCCCGCAGGCCCGGGTCGACGAGCACACCCGGCTGCGCCGCACCTCGCTGTTCATGCACGGCAACCGGGTGGTGCGGGCCGTCGAGGTCGAGGGCGACCTCCTCGCGGCCCTGCGCCACGTCTCCCGGCAGCCCGAGGTGCGGGCCGTCGAGGAAGCGATCAACCCGTACCTGGAGCAGGATCGCGACCTGGCCGACCCCGACTCCGCCCGGATGTTCTTCACCCGGGCGGCGCTGCCCACCGTCCACCACGTGACGACGGGCCGCCACAGCGCCGGCGACGTCGAGCGCCACGCGCTCTTCTACCAGGCCAAGGAGGGCTGCGGGATGGCCCTGGCCCGGCTCCTCGCCGAGCACGACGAGGAGGAGGCCGACGACCAGGCCAGCCCCATCGGGAGCAGCACCATCTTCCAGCGGGACGACATCGTCGTCCGTCTGCTGGAGGTCGAGGGACCGCTCGAGGCCGAGCCCGCCCGGGCACTCGGCATCCAGGGCGCCGGCAAGGCCGCCCGCCTCGCCCGGCTCCTCGACGGCGAGGCGAACGCCGTACCGACGAGCGACGCCGACGCCGCGCGCTT
- a CDS encoding FAD-dependent monooxygenase: protein MNEHVDLHVPVLIVGGSLVGLSASLFLGRLGVEHLLVEKHAATSTHPRGRGNNVRTMEVFRRAGVEPGIRAAASVLAENHGILQAGSLTGDDQEWLFKEIDPGGALARFSPTGWCLCSQNDLEPVLLDRAREQGGDLRFSTELMSFDPDGSGVSAVLKNRETGEHTSVRADYLIAADGPRSPVREQLRIGRSGAGDLFHNVSITFRSRRLAEVLGDRRFIVCYLTNPQAEGALLPVDNEREWVFHAPWQPDRGETLEDFTDERCAAHIRTAVGAQDLDVEITGKAPWHAAERVADRYSRGRVFLAGDSAHEMSPTGAFGSNTGIQDAHNLAWKLAAVLRGEAGPGLLDTYGAERLPVARATSERASARSGEHSHPGYAPPPSVGGGKRGGMLNVALGYRYVDGAVLGVDPALPVVPEGMRLTGEPGSRAPHLWVTRAGERISTLDLYERSFVLLTDAADAVWRRAAARVGDRLGVRLDAFGIGTGPGGDLEPEAGADWAEAHGTDREGAVLVRPDGFVAWRSESGVEDADAVLLDVMTALLHRS, encoded by the coding sequence ATGAACGAGCACGTCGACCTGCACGTACCGGTCCTCATCGTGGGCGGCTCCCTGGTGGGCCTGTCCGCATCCCTTTTCCTCGGTCGGCTCGGCGTCGAGCACCTGCTGGTCGAGAAGCACGCCGCGACCTCGACGCATCCGCGCGGCCGGGGCAACAACGTCCGCACGATGGAGGTGTTCCGCCGGGCGGGGGTGGAGCCGGGGATCCGTGCGGCGGCCTCGGTCCTGGCGGAGAACCACGGCATCCTCCAGGCCGGCTCGCTGACCGGGGACGACCAGGAGTGGCTGTTCAAGGAGATCGACCCGGGCGGCGCGCTGGCCCGCTTCAGCCCGACGGGCTGGTGCCTGTGCAGCCAGAACGACCTGGAACCCGTGCTGCTGGACCGGGCCCGGGAGCAGGGCGGCGATCTGCGGTTCTCCACCGAGCTGATGTCGTTCGACCCGGACGGCTCGGGCGTCTCGGCGGTGCTGAAGAACAGGGAGACGGGCGAGCACACCAGCGTGCGGGCGGACTATCTCATCGCCGCCGACGGTCCGCGCAGCCCGGTCCGCGAGCAGCTGCGCATCGGCCGTTCGGGGGCAGGCGACCTGTTCCACAACGTGAGCATCACCTTCCGCTCGCGCCGGCTCGCCGAGGTGCTGGGCGACCGGCGCTTCATCGTGTGCTACCTGACGAATCCGCAGGCGGAGGGCGCGCTGCTGCCGGTGGACAACGAGCGCGAGTGGGTGTTCCACGCGCCGTGGCAGCCGGACCGGGGCGAGACGCTGGAGGACTTCACGGACGAGCGGTGCGCCGCGCACATCCGTACGGCGGTCGGTGCGCAGGACCTCGATGTGGAGATCACCGGCAAGGCACCGTGGCATGCCGCCGAGCGGGTGGCCGACCGCTACTCCCGGGGCCGGGTCTTCCTCGCCGGTGACTCGGCGCACGAGATGTCACCCACCGGGGCGTTCGGCTCCAACACGGGGATCCAGGACGCGCACAACCTGGCGTGGAAGCTGGCCGCCGTACTGCGCGGCGAGGCGGGCCCCGGACTGCTGGACACCTACGGGGCGGAGCGGCTGCCGGTGGCCCGGGCGACGAGTGAGCGCGCCTCGGCGCGGTCCGGCGAGCACAGCCACCCCGGGTACGCCCCGCCGCCCTCCGTCGGCGGCGGCAAGCGGGGCGGGATGCTGAACGTGGCGCTCGGCTACCGCTACGTGGACGGCGCGGTGCTGGGCGTGGACCCGGCCCTGCCCGTGGTGCCGGAGGGGATGCGGCTGACGGGTGAACCGGGCAGCCGGGCCCCCCATCTGTGGGTGACCAGGGCCGGTGAGCGGATCTCCACCCTGGATCTGTACGAGCGCTCCTTCGTACTGCTCACCGACGCCGCCGACGCGGTGTGGCGGCGGGCCGCCGCCCGGGTCGGCGACCGGCTGGGCGTGCGGCTCGACGCGTTCGGGATCGGCACGGGACCGGGCGGCGACCTGGAGCCGGAGGCCGGTGCCGACTGGGCCGAGGCGCACGGGACGGACCGGGAGGGCGCCGTGCTCGTGCGCCCCGACGGCTTCGTCGCCTGGCGCTCGGAGTCGGGCGTCGAGGACGCCGACGCGGTGCTGCTCGACGTCATGACGGCGCTGCTGCACCGCTCCTGA